One Bos indicus isolate NIAB-ARS_2022 breed Sahiwal x Tharparkar chromosome 10, NIAB-ARS_B.indTharparkar_mat_pri_1.0, whole genome shotgun sequence DNA window includes the following coding sequences:
- the AHSA1 gene encoding activator of 90 kDa heat shock protein ATPase homolog 1: MAKWGEGDPRWIVEERADATNVNNWHWTERDASNWSTDKLKTLFLAVRVQNEEGKCEVTEVSKLDGEASINNRKGKLIFFYEWSVKLNWTGTSKSGVQYKGHVEIPNLSDENSVDEVEISVSLAKDEPDTNLVALMKEEGVKLLREAMGIYISTLKTEFTQGMILPTMNGESVDPAGPPALKTEERKAKSAPSKTQARPVGVKIPTCKITLRESFLTSPEELYRVFTTQELVQAFTHAPAMLEADKGGKFHLVDGNVSGEFTDLVPEKYIAMKWRFKSWPEGHFAIITLTFIDKNGETELCMEGRGIPAPEEERTRQGWQRYYFEGIKQTFGYGARLF, translated from the exons ATGGCCAAGTGGGGTGAGGGCGACCCACGCTGGATCGTGGAGGAGCGGGCGGACGCCACCAACGTCAACAACTGGCATTG gaCAGAAAGGGATGCTTCAAACTGGTCCACAGATAAGCTGAAAACACTGTTCCTGGCTGTACGTGTACAAAATGAGGAAGGCAAGTGCGAGGTGACAGAAGTGAGTAAGCTTGATGGAGAGGCATCCATTAACAATCGCAAAGGCAAACTTATCTTCTTTTATGAGTGGAGCGTCAAACTAAACTGGACAG GTACCTCTAAGTCTGGAGTGCAGTACAAGGGCCATGTGGAGATCCCCAATTTGTCTGATGAAAATAGCGTGGATGAAGTGGAG ATTAGTGTGAGCCTTGCCAAAGATGAGCCTGACACAAATCTCGTGGCCTTAATGAAGGAAGAAGGGGTGAAACTTCTAAGAGAAGCAATGGGAATTTACATCAGCACCCTCAAAACAG AATTCACGCAGGGTATGATCTTGCCTACAATGAATGGAGAGTCAGTAGACCCAGCCGGGCCGCCAGCACTGAAAACTGAGGAGCGCAAG GCTAAGTCTGCTCCTTCAAAAACCCAGGCCAGACCCGTTGGTGTCAAAATCCCCACTTGTAAGATCACCCTTAGAGAAAGCTTCCTGACATCACCAGAGGAGCTCTATAGAGTTTTTACCACCCAAGAG CTCGTTCAGGCCTTCACCCACGCTCCTGCTATGTTGGAAGCAGACAAAGGTGGCAAGTTTCACTTGGTAGACGGCAATGTCTCTGGAGAATTCACTGATCTG GTCCCTGAGAAATACATTGCGATGAAATGGAGGTTTAAATCTTGGCCAGAAG GGCACTTTGCCATCATCACCTTGACCTTCATCGATAAGAACGGAGAAACTGAGCTGTGCATGGAAGGCCGAGGCATCCCCGCCCCAGAGGAGGAGAGGACGAGGCAGGGCTGGCAGCGGTACTACTTTGAGGGCATCAAACAGACCTTTGGCTATGGTGCGCGCTTATTTTAG